A DNA window from Lutra lutra chromosome 8, mLutLut1.2, whole genome shotgun sequence contains the following coding sequences:
- the RAB5B gene encoding LOW QUALITY PROTEIN: ras-related protein Rab-5B (The sequence of the model RefSeq protein was modified relative to this genomic sequence to represent the inferred CDS: inserted 1 base in 1 codon), with amino-acid sequence MTSRSTARPNGQPQASKICQFKLVLLGESAVGKSSLVLRFVKGQFHEYQESTIGAAFLTQSVCLDDTTVKFEIWDTAGQERYHSLAPMYYRGAQAAIVVYDITNQETFARAKTWVKELQRQASPSIVIALAGNKADLANKRMVEYEEAQAYADDNSLLFMETSAKTAMNVNDLFLAIAKKLPKSEPQNXGGAAGRSRGVDLHEQSQQNKSQCCSN; translated from the exons ATGACTAGCAGAAGCACAGCCAGACCCAATGGGCAGCCCCAGGCCAGCAAAATATGCCAGTTCAAATTGGTCCTGCTGGGTGAATCTGCAGTAGGGAAGTCTAGCCTGGTATTACGTTTTGTCAAAGGGCAGTTCCATGAGTACCAAGAGAGCACCATTGGAG CGGCCTTCCTCACCCAGTCTGTTTGTCTAGATGACACAACAGTCAAGTTTGAGATCTGGGACACAGCTGGGCAGGAACGATACCATAGCTTGGCCCCCATGTACTACAGAGGTGCCCAAGCTGCCATTGTGGTTTATGACATTACTAATCAG GAAACCTTCGCCCGAGCAAAGACATGGGTAAAGGAACTACAGCGACAGGCCAGTCCTAGCATCGTTATTGCCCTGGCGGGGAACAAAGCTGACCTGGCCAATAAGCGCATGGTGGAGTATGAA GAGGCCCAGGCGTATGCAGATGACAACAGCTTATTGTTTATGGAGACTTCAGCCAAGACAGCTATGAACGTGAATGATCTCTTCCTGGCAATAG CTAAGAAGTTGCCAAAGAGTGAACCCCAGA CTGGGGGTGCAGCAGGCCGAAGCCGGGGTGTGGATCTCCATGAACAGTCCCAGCAGAACAAGAGCCAGTGTTGTAGCAACTGA